Proteins from a single region of Sphingopyxis sp. BSN-002:
- a CDS encoding DUF1192 domain-containing protein yields MDDDDLPRRRDDILAALIKQPLDPLSVDELDDRVAVLEGEIERVKAHKAAAGSFKASAEALFRKG; encoded by the coding sequence ATGGACGATGACGACCTTCCCCGCCGCCGCGACGATATACTTGCGGCGCTGATCAAGCAGCCGCTCGACCCGCTGTCGGTCGACGAACTCGACGACCGCGTCGCAGTCCTCGAAGGCGAGATCGAACGCGTGAAGGCGCACAAGGCCGCCGCGGGCAGCTTCAAGGCGAGCGCCGAGGCGCTGTTCCGCAAGGGGTGA
- a CDS encoding glutathione S-transferase family protein, whose translation MSDWPILHEYAASGNCYKIRLTAAFLEMPIERREYDIMKGETRTADFLTNVNANGRIPVLQIGDRFLPESNAACFWLADGTHLVPHDRFDRADMLRWMFFEQYNHEPNIATLRFWMRWIGEASFTDLQRALVPAKQEAGKAALALMDEHLARHDWFAGPDLSIADIALYAYTHVAEDSGLFSLGDTPAVQRWIARLEAEPGFVAMAG comes from the coding sequence ATGAGCGACTGGCCGATCCTTCACGAATATGCCGCGAGCGGAAACTGCTACAAGATCCGGCTGACGGCGGCGTTTCTCGAAATGCCGATCGAGCGGCGCGAATATGACATCATGAAGGGGGAGACGCGGACGGCGGACTTCCTGACCAACGTCAATGCCAACGGGCGTATCCCGGTGCTGCAGATCGGCGACCGCTTCCTGCCCGAAAGCAACGCTGCCTGTTTCTGGCTCGCCGACGGCACGCACCTTGTTCCGCACGACCGCTTCGACCGCGCCGACATGCTGCGCTGGATGTTCTTCGAACAATATAATCATGAACCGAACATCGCGACGCTGCGCTTCTGGATGCGGTGGATCGGCGAGGCGAGTTTCACCGATCTCCAGCGCGCGCTCGTCCCGGCGAAGCAGGAAGCGGGCAAGGCCGCGCTGGCATTGATGGACGAGCATCTGGCGCGGCACGACTGGTTCGCGGGGCCCGACCTGTCGATCGCCGACATCGCGCTTTATGCCTATACGCATGTCGCCGAAGACAGCGGACTGTTTTCGCTGGGCGATACGCCCGCGGTGCAGCGCTGGATCGCGCGGCTCGAGGCCGAGCCGGGGTTCGTGGCGATGGCCGGTTGA
- the glnA gene encoding type I glutamate--ammonia ligase codes for MATKPKDIIARIKENDIEWVDLRFTDPKGKWQHLTMCAGVIDEDALEDGLMFDGSSIEGWKAINESDMILMPDLDAVYDDPFSATPMLVIFCDIVEPSTGEGYARDPRTTAKRAEAYVASTGVGDTVYVGPEAEFFMFDDVRFETGYNKSGFEIDDIELPTNTGRAYEGGNLAHRPRAKGGYFPVAPVDSAVDIRAEMVSTMLEMGLPCDKHHHEVAAAQHELGLTFGTLTETADRMQIYKYVVHQVAHAYGKTATFMPKPIRQDNGSGMHTHISIWEKGKPLFAGNGYAGLSDMCLYFIGGVIKHAKALNAFTNPTTNSYKRLVPGFEAPVLLAYSSRNRSASCRIPYGAGAKAKRVEFRFPDAMANPYLCYSALLMAGLDGIQNKIHPGDAMDKNLYDLPPEELAEVPTVCGSLREALDSLLADHDFLLKGDVFSKDQIEAYVELKWAEVYNFEQTPSPVEFDMYYSA; via the coding sequence ATGGCTACGAAGCCCAAGGATATCATCGCGCGGATCAAGGAAAACGACATCGAGTGGGTCGACCTGCGCTTCACCGACCCCAAGGGCAAGTGGCAGCATCTGACGATGTGCGCCGGCGTGATCGACGAGGACGCGCTCGAAGACGGCCTGATGTTCGACGGTTCGTCGATCGAGGGCTGGAAGGCGATCAACGAGTCCGACATGATCCTGATGCCCGACCTCGACGCGGTGTATGACGACCCCTTCTCGGCGACCCCGATGCTCGTGATCTTCTGCGACATCGTCGAACCCTCGACCGGCGAAGGCTATGCCCGCGACCCGCGCACCACCGCGAAGCGCGCCGAGGCCTATGTCGCATCGACCGGCGTCGGTGACACCGTCTATGTCGGCCCCGAAGCCGAATTCTTCATGTTCGACGACGTCCGTTTCGAGACGGGCTACAACAAGTCGGGCTTCGAGATCGACGACATCGAGCTGCCGACCAACACCGGCCGCGCTTACGAAGGCGGCAACCTTGCCCACCGTCCGCGCGCCAAGGGCGGCTACTTCCCCGTCGCGCCGGTCGACAGCGCCGTCGACATCCGCGCCGAGATGGTCTCGACGATGCTCGAAATGGGCCTGCCCTGCGACAAGCATCACCATGAAGTCGCCGCCGCACAGCACGAACTCGGCCTGACCTTCGGCACGCTCACCGAAACCGCCGACCGCATGCAGATCTACAAGTACGTCGTGCACCAGGTCGCGCATGCCTATGGCAAGACCGCGACCTTCATGCCGAAGCCGATCCGTCAGGACAATGGTTCGGGCATGCACACGCACATCTCGATCTGGGAAAAGGGCAAGCCGCTCTTCGCGGGCAACGGCTATGCCGGCCTTTCGGACATGTGCCTCTATTTCATCGGCGGCGTCATCAAGCACGCCAAGGCGCTGAACGCCTTCACCAACCCGACGACGAACAGCTACAAGCGCCTCGTCCCGGGCTTCGAAGCGCCGGTGCTGCTCGCTTACTCGTCGCGCAACCGTTCGGCCTCGTGCCGCATCCCCTACGGCGCGGGCGCCAAGGCGAAGCGCGTCGAATTCCGCTTCCCCGACGCGATGGCGAACCCCTATCTCTGCTATTCGGCGCTGCTGATGGCGGGGCTCGACGGCATCCAGAACAAGATCCACCCCGGCGACGCGATGGACAAGAATCTGTACGACCTGCCGCCCGAGGAACTGGCCGAAGTCCCGACCGTCTGCGGCTCGCTTCGCGAAGCGCTTGACTCTTTGCTCGCGGACCATGATTTTCTGCTCAAGGGCGACGTCTTTTCGAAGGATCAGATCGAGGCCTATGTCGAGCTCAAGTGGGCCGAAGTTTACAACTTCGAGCAGACGCCCAGCCCGGTCGAGTTCGACATGTACTACAGCGCCTGA
- a CDS encoding PQQ-dependent sugar dehydrogenase, which translates to MRLRVSPAPLLILLLASCGGGGGGGGGGNPPPANNSPPSFTSAQTASIAENITAAYQATASDPDGGTLTFTIDGGADAALFSITAAGALRFNAAPDYDLPGDANGDNVYAVTLRVSDGSASATQPVNITVTNSREGISVVRVGTGFSQPLYVAPIPGSTNVYVVEKGGDVYRFDPANGSRTRVLDITDISTSGERGLLGLAAYPDHATSQRLLAVATAADGTVQVRRYTLGQPNSSTVYDTVLGVPHPGADNHNGGWIGFGPDGLVYVGIGDGGGGGDPNNNAQNTNLRLGKILRFTVGANGSSYAPAPGNPFLGGGGDPYVYATGLRNPFRASFNGSTLVIGDVGQGAVEEVDLLTTTQPGANFGWRFKEGTQTYSGTPPGGLIDPVVEYGHGSGPRQGNSITGGYVYRGPVTSLAGQYVFADFVSGNIWSIPFSSFAAGQTLPSSRLARRNEDFTPDAGTLSSIASFGEDSAGNLFIVSIGGDIFMVRPG; encoded by the coding sequence ATGCGGTTGCGTGTCTCCCCTGCTCCTCTCCTGATCCTGCTACTGGCGTCCTGTGGTGGCGGAGGGGGTGGCGGCGGAGGTGGCAATCCGCCGCCCGCCAACAATTCGCCGCCCAGCTTCACTTCGGCGCAGACCGCGAGCATCGCCGAAAACATAACCGCGGCCTATCAGGCAACGGCGAGCGATCCCGACGGGGGCACGCTGACCTTCACGATCGACGGCGGCGCCGACGCGGCGCTCTTCTCGATCACCGCAGCGGGGGCGCTTCGCTTCAACGCCGCGCCCGACTACGACCTGCCCGGCGATGCCAATGGCGACAATGTCTATGCGGTGACCCTCCGCGTCAGCGACGGCAGCGCCAGCGCGACCCAGCCGGTCAACATCACCGTCACCAACAGCCGCGAGGGCATTTCTGTCGTTCGCGTCGGAACGGGTTTCAGCCAGCCGCTCTATGTCGCGCCGATCCCCGGCAGCACCAATGTCTATGTCGTCGAGAAGGGCGGCGACGTCTATCGCTTCGACCCCGCGAACGGCAGCCGGACGCGCGTGCTCGACATCACCGACATTTCGACGAGCGGCGAGCGCGGGCTGCTCGGCCTAGCTGCCTATCCCGATCACGCAACGTCGCAGCGGCTGCTCGCGGTGGCGACCGCCGCCGACGGGACGGTGCAGGTCCGCCGCTACACGCTCGGCCAGCCGAACAGCTCGACGGTGTACGACACGGTGCTCGGCGTGCCGCATCCCGGCGCCGACAACCACAACGGCGGCTGGATCGGCTTCGGCCCCGACGGGCTCGTCTATGTCGGCATCGGCGACGGCGGCGGGGGCGGCGACCCGAACAACAACGCCCAGAACACCAATCTGCGGCTCGGCAAGATCCTGCGCTTTACCGTGGGCGCGAACGGCAGCAGCTATGCCCCCGCGCCGGGCAATCCCTTCCTCGGCGGCGGCGGCGATCCCTATGTCTACGCCACTGGCCTCCGCAATCCGTTCCGCGCGTCGTTCAACGGCTCTACGCTCGTCATCGGCGATGTCGGGCAGGGCGCGGTCGAGGAGGTCGACCTGCTCACCACGACGCAGCCCGGCGCCAATTTCGGCTGGCGCTTCAAGGAAGGAACGCAGACCTATTCGGGCACGCCGCCTGGCGGCCTCATCGACCCCGTCGTCGAATATGGCCATGGCAGCGGCCCGCGGCAGGGCAATTCGATCACCGGCGGCTATGTCTATCGCGGCCCGGTGACCTCACTCGCCGGGCAATATGTCTTTGCCGACTTCGTCTCGGGCAATATCTGGTCGATCCCCTTTTCCAGCTTCGCGGCGGGCCAGACGCTGCCGTCGTCGCGCCTCGCGCGGCGCAACGAGGATTTTACGCCCGACGCCGGCACATTGAGTTCGATCGCCTCGTTCGGCGAGGACAGCGCGGGCAATCTGTTCATCGTCAGCATCGGCGGCGACATCTTCATGGTGCGCCCCGGCTGA
- the clpA gene encoding ATP-dependent Clp protease ATP-binding subunit ClpA — protein MPSFSESLEKTLHNALKAASERHHEYATLEHLLYALIDDDHAAEVMRACGVALDDLQSAVVHYLDTELDSLKVEGHSDPSPTSGFQRVVQRAILHVQSSGKDEVTGANVLVALFSERESYAVYFLQQQDLTRLDAVSYLSHGVGKGGKPSPSAEPEEKEETKDKSEGKSKKETALDQFTVNLNEKAKGGKVDPLIGRSAEVDRTIQILCRRSKNNPLYVGDPGVGKTAIAEGLARKIIEGDVPEVLLPAVIYSLDMGALLAGTRYRGDFEERLKQVVSELEGLPHAILFIDEIHTVIGAGATSGGAMDASNLLKPALSGGVIRCIGSTTYKEFRNHFEKDRALLRRFQKIDVIEPSIEDTKKILAGLREAFESHHNVKYTADAINAAVELSSRYINDRKLPDKAIDVIDEVGAMQMLVPPSKRRKTITAKEIEAVIATMARIPPKSVSSDDKKVLETLETDLKRVVFGQNTAIEVLSSAIKLSRAGLRDPEKPIGNYLFSGPTGVGKTEVAKQLASIMGIPLQRFDMSEYMERHSVSRLIGAPPGYVGYDQGGLLTDAIDQNPHCVLLLDEIEKAHPDLFNILLQVMDNGRLTDHHGKTVDFRNVILIMTTNAGASDMARESIGFGNSTREDVQEEAVKRMFTPEFRNRLDAIVPFGYLPPEVVARVVDKFILQLELQLADRNVHIQLDDGAREWLTSKGYDKLYGARPMGRLIQEKIKQPLAEELLFGKLVHGGEVKVKMKEGEDAKVGNPLTFEITPAAPKAAKGKAKAKPEKAAE, from the coding sequence ATGCCGTCTTTTTCGGAAAGCCTCGAAAAGACCCTCCATAACGCTCTGAAGGCCGCTTCGGAGCGCCACCACGAATATGCGACGCTCGAGCATCTGCTCTATGCGCTGATCGACGACGATCATGCCGCCGAAGTGATGCGCGCCTGCGGCGTCGCGCTCGACGATCTGCAATCGGCGGTCGTCCATTATCTCGACACCGAACTCGACAGCCTGAAGGTCGAGGGACACAGCGACCCGTCGCCGACGAGCGGATTCCAGCGCGTCGTCCAGCGTGCGATCCTGCATGTCCAGTCGTCGGGCAAGGACGAGGTGACGGGCGCCAACGTCCTCGTCGCGCTTTTCTCCGAACGCGAAAGCTATGCCGTCTATTTCCTGCAGCAGCAGGATCTGACGCGCCTCGACGCGGTCTCCTACCTCAGCCACGGCGTCGGCAAGGGCGGCAAACCCTCGCCCTCCGCCGAGCCCGAGGAAAAGGAAGAGACGAAGGACAAGAGCGAGGGCAAGTCCAAGAAAGAAACCGCGCTCGACCAGTTCACCGTCAACCTCAACGAAAAGGCGAAGGGCGGCAAGGTCGACCCGCTGATCGGCCGCAGCGCCGAGGTCGACCGCACGATCCAGATTCTCTGCCGCCGCAGCAAGAACAACCCGCTCTATGTCGGCGATCCCGGCGTCGGCAAGACCGCGATCGCCGAAGGCCTCGCGCGCAAGATCATCGAGGGCGACGTGCCCGAGGTGCTGCTGCCCGCGGTCATCTATTCACTCGACATGGGCGCGCTGCTCGCGGGCACGCGCTATCGCGGCGATTTCGAGGAACGGCTGAAGCAGGTCGTCTCCGAACTCGAGGGCCTGCCGCACGCGATCCTGTTCATCGACGAGATCCATACGGTGATCGGCGCCGGCGCGACGAGCGGCGGCGCGATGGACGCGTCGAACCTCCTGAAGCCCGCGCTGTCGGGCGGCGTCATCCGCTGCATCGGTTCGACGACGTACAAGGAGTTCCGCAACCACTTCGAAAAGGATCGCGCCCTGCTGCGCCGGTTCCAGAAGATCGACGTGATCGAGCCGAGCATCGAGGATACGAAAAAGATCCTCGCAGGCCTCCGCGAAGCGTTCGAGAGCCACCACAACGTCAAATACACCGCCGACGCGATCAACGCCGCGGTCGAGCTGTCGTCGCGCTACATCAACGACCGCAAGCTGCCCGACAAGGCGATCGACGTGATCGACGAGGTCGGCGCGATGCAGATGCTCGTCCCGCCGTCGAAGCGCCGCAAGACGATCACCGCGAAGGAGATCGAGGCGGTGATCGCGACGATGGCGCGCATTCCGCCCAAGTCGGTGTCGAGCGACGACAAGAAGGTTCTCGAAACGCTCGAGACCGACCTGAAGCGCGTCGTCTTCGGCCAGAACACCGCGATCGAGGTGCTGTCGTCGGCGATCAAGCTCTCCCGCGCGGGCTTGCGCGATCCCGAGAAGCCGATCGGTAACTATCTCTTCTCGGGCCCGACCGGCGTCGGCAAGACCGAGGTCGCGAAGCAGCTCGCGTCGATCATGGGCATTCCGCTCCAGCGCTTCGACATGTCCGAATATATGGAACGCCATTCGGTCAGCCGCCTGATCGGCGCGCCTCCGGGCTATGTCGGTTACGATCAGGGCGGCCTGCTCACCGATGCGATCGACCAGAACCCGCATTGCGTGCTGCTGCTCGACGAGATCGAGAAGGCGCATCCCGACCTGTTCAACATCCTGCTGCAGGTGATGGACAACGGCCGCCTGACCGACCACCACGGCAAGACCGTCGACTTCCGCAATGTCATCCTGATCATGACGACCAATGCGGGCGCCAGCGACATGGCGCGCGAGTCCATCGGCTTTGGCAACTCGACGCGCGAGGATGTGCAGGAAGAAGCGGTGAAACGCATGTTCACCCCCGAATTCCGCAACCGCCTCGATGCGATCGTGCCGTTCGGCTATCTGCCGCCCGAGGTCGTGGCGCGCGTCGTCGACAAGTTCATCCTGCAGCTCGAGCTGCAGCTTGCCGACCGCAACGTCCACATCCAGCTCGACGACGGCGCCCGCGAATGGCTCACGTCGAAGGGTTATGACAAGCTCTATGGCGCACGTCCGATGGGCCGCCTGATCCAGGAAAAGATCAAGCAGCCGCTCGCCGAGGAACTGCTCTTCGGCAAGCTGGTCCATGGCGGCGAGGTCAAGGTGAAGATGAAGGAAGGCGAGGACGCCAAGGTCGGCAACCCGCTCACCTTCGAAATCACCCCCGCCGCGCCCAAGGCGGCCAAGGGCAAGGCGAAGGCCAAGCCCGAAAAGGCGGCAGAATAA
- a CDS encoding P-II family nitrogen regulator: MKKIEAIIKPFKLDEVKEALHEVGVSGITVTEAKGFGRQKGHTELYRGAEYVVDFLPKVKLEVIVEDSLAERVVEAIAAAAQTGRIGDGKIFVIPVETALRIRTGERNEDAL, encoded by the coding sequence GTGAAGAAGATTGAGGCGATCATCAAGCCGTTCAAGCTCGACGAGGTGAAGGAAGCGCTGCACGAAGTCGGCGTCAGCGGCATCACCGTGACCGAGGCCAAGGGCTTCGGCCGGCAGAAGGGCCACACCGAACTTTATCGCGGCGCCGAATATGTCGTCGACTTCCTGCCGAAGGTGAAGCTGGAAGTGATCGTCGAGGACAGCCTCGCCGAACGCGTCGTCGAGGCGATTGCCGCGGCCGCGCAGACCGGCCGCATCGGCGACGGCAAGATTTTCGTGATCCCGGTCGAGACCGCGCTGCGCATCCGCACCGGCGAACGCAACGAGGACGCGCTGTAA
- a CDS encoding helix-turn-helix transcriptional regulator, with product MENRVRDCRERAGWSQGELARRLGVSRQTINAVETDKYDPSLPLALRMARLFGLEVRELFIDHWLPEDEG from the coding sequence TTGGAAAACCGGGTGCGTGATTGCCGCGAGCGGGCGGGGTGGAGTCAGGGCGAACTCGCTCGCCGGCTCGGCGTGTCGCGCCAGACGATCAATGCGGTCGAGACCGACAAATATGATCCCAGCCTGCCGCTCGCGTTGCGTATGGCACGGCTGTTCGGCCTCGAGGTTCGCGAGCTGTTTATCGACCATTGGCTGCCGGAGGACGAAGGATGA
- a CDS encoding PQQ-dependent dehydrogenase, methanol/ethanol family: MAKRVFSAVLLGSAVLALAACNASKNDSISGASLDDAEKASEALLKTGGNGDNWAGIGYSYDEQRFSPLTDINDKNVGELGIAWFADLEDARGQEATPVVVDGTLYVSHAWSKVDAWDAATGKKLWSFDPKVPGERAVSACCDVVNRGVAVWGDKLFVGTLDGRLIALDRKSGKELWSTQTFDTSKPYTITGAPRVVKDMVLIGNGGAEFGVRGYVTAYDADTGKERWRFYTAPNPNKEKDGAVSDDIFASKGNATWSDKGEWKVSGGGGTVWDAIVYDKDLDQIYLGVGNGNPWNHGERSNGEGDNWFLSSVVALDATTGKYKWHYQETPGETWDYTATQPIILAEQAVNGKPTKVLYHAPKNGFFFTIDRTNGKLIDAKPFVDGINWATGYDMATGRPIEKPEARFYKTGKPFIAIPGALGAHNWHPMSFNPKTGLVYIPAQQIPQGYLQDMDELDKRKVLGFNVGTSLNKTMLPDDKAAFKAAIAATTGRLVAFDPRTGKVAWGVDYPAAWNGGTMTTAGNLVFQGTSTGRFRAYTADTGKQLLDLDMQSGIVSAPSTFRVGGVQYIAFQTGKGGAFPLVAGVAGGVTRKLPNLPRLVVLKIGGTAKLPALAAATPLAWNPPPQFGTPAQIATGKAHFGRYCIVCHGDSAIGNGFTPDLRVSGALANADAWKSVILDGALKDRGMVSFSSVLTPADVEAIRAYVIDRSNWTKANLADTAAPVGR, encoded by the coding sequence ATGGCGAAACGGGTCTTTTCGGCCGTACTGCTGGGCAGCGCGGTTCTGGCACTGGCGGCGTGTAACGCATCGAAGAACGACAGCATCTCGGGCGCATCGCTCGACGACGCCGAAAAGGCCAGCGAGGCCTTGCTCAAGACCGGCGGCAACGGCGATAACTGGGCCGGCATCGGCTACAGCTACGACGAACAGCGTTTCAGCCCGCTCACCGACATCAACGACAAGAATGTCGGCGAACTCGGCATCGCCTGGTTCGCCGATCTGGAGGACGCGCGCGGGCAGGAAGCGACCCCGGTGGTCGTCGACGGCACCCTCTATGTCAGCCACGCCTGGTCGAAGGTTGACGCGTGGGACGCCGCGACCGGCAAGAAGCTGTGGTCCTTCGACCCCAAGGTTCCCGGCGAACGCGCGGTCAGCGCGTGCTGCGACGTCGTCAACCGCGGCGTCGCCGTCTGGGGCGACAAGCTGTTCGTCGGAACGCTCGATGGCCGCCTGATCGCGCTCGACAGGAAGAGCGGCAAGGAGCTGTGGTCGACGCAGACCTTCGACACCTCGAAACCCTATACGATCACCGGCGCCCCGCGCGTCGTGAAGGACATGGTGCTGATCGGCAACGGCGGCGCCGAATTCGGCGTGCGCGGTTACGTCACCGCCTATGACGCCGACACCGGCAAGGAGCGCTGGCGCTTCTACACCGCCCCGAACCCGAACAAGGAAAAGGACGGCGCGGTCAGCGACGATATCTTCGCGTCAAAGGGCAATGCGACCTGGTCCGACAAGGGCGAGTGGAAGGTTTCGGGCGGTGGCGGCACCGTGTGGGACGCGATCGTCTATGACAAGGATCTCGACCAGATCTATCTCGGCGTCGGCAACGGCAATCCGTGGAATCATGGCGAGCGCTCGAACGGCGAGGGCGACAACTGGTTCCTCTCGTCGGTCGTCGCGCTCGATGCCACGACCGGCAAGTATAAGTGGCACTATCAGGAAACGCCGGGCGAGACGTGGGACTATACCGCGACCCAGCCGATCATCCTTGCCGAGCAGGCGGTAAACGGCAAACCGACCAAGGTGCTGTACCACGCGCCGAAGAACGGCTTCTTCTTCACGATCGACCGCACGAACGGCAAGCTGATCGATGCCAAGCCGTTCGTCGACGGGATCAACTGGGCGACCGGATACGACATGGCGACCGGCCGGCCGATCGAGAAGCCCGAGGCGCGCTTCTACAAGACCGGCAAGCCCTTCATCGCGATTCCGGGCGCGCTCGGCGCGCACAACTGGCATCCGATGAGCTTCAATCCGAAGACCGGCCTCGTCTATATCCCCGCGCAGCAGATCCCGCAGGGCTATCTCCAGGACATGGACGAGCTCGACAAGCGCAAGGTGCTGGGCTTCAACGTCGGCACCTCGCTCAACAAGACGATGCTCCCCGACGACAAGGCGGCGTTCAAGGCGGCAATCGCCGCGACGACCGGGCGGCTCGTGGCCTTCGATCCACGCACCGGCAAGGTCGCGTGGGGCGTCGACTATCCGGCGGCATGGAACGGCGGGACGATGACCACCGCGGGCAATCTTGTCTTCCAGGGGACGAGCACCGGCCGCTTCCGCGCCTATACCGCCGACACCGGCAAGCAATTGCTCGATCTCGACATGCAGTCGGGGATCGTCAGCGCGCCCTCGACCTTCCGCGTCGGCGGCGTCCAGTACATCGCCTTCCAGACCGGCAAGGGCGGCGCCTTCCCGCTCGTCGCGGGGGTCGCGGGCGGCGTGACGCGCAAGCTCCCCAACCTGCCGCGGCTCGTGGTGCTCAAGATCGGCGGCACGGCCAAGCTGCCCGCTCTCGCTGCCGCGACCCCGCTCGCATGGAACCCGCCGCCGCAGTTCGGCACGCCGGCACAGATCGCGACGGGGAAGGCGCATTTCGGGCGCTATTGCATCGTCTGTCACGGCGACAGCGCGATCGGCAACGGCTTCACCCCCGACCTGCGCGTTTCGGGAGCCCTTGCCAACGCCGACGCCTGGAAGTCGGTGATTCTGGACGGCGCGCTGAAGGACCGCGGGATGGTCAGCTTCTCCAGCGTCCTGACCCCCGCCGACGTCGAGGCGATTCGCGCCTATGTCATCGACCGGTCGAACTGGACCAAGGCGAATCTTGCCGACACGGCGGCGCCCGTCGGGCGCTGA
- a CDS encoding NAD(P)H-quinone oxidoreductase → MTAIAIREPGGPEVLVPEARPVPQPGPGEALIRVAAAGVNRPDVLQRMGFYPPPPGASDLPGLEVSGTVVAVGPGGDPELLGQSVCALIAGGGYAEYCVAPVGSCLPVPAGFSMAEAAALPETVFTVWHNLFERAYVREGETALIHGGTSGIGTTAIGLCKLFGIRTIVTCGSADKCDAARALGADLAVDYSSEDYVEAVKAFTGGKGVEVVLDMVGGDYVPRNLECLAEDGRHVTIAFQRGAKVEIDISQLMRRRLTMTGSTLRARSSEFKALLADEIHRTLWPRLSEGGWKPAMDQSFPLAEASAAHARMQAGAHVGKIVLTVD, encoded by the coding sequence ATGACCGCCATCGCGATCCGCGAACCGGGCGGACCCGAAGTGCTGGTGCCCGAGGCGCGGCCGGTGCCGCAGCCGGGGCCGGGGGAGGCACTGATCCGCGTCGCCGCGGCGGGGGTGAACCGCCCCGACGTCCTCCAGCGCATGGGCTTTTATCCGCCGCCGCCGGGCGCGTCGGACCTGCCGGGGCTCGAGGTTTCGGGCACCGTCGTCGCGGTTGGGCCGGGGGGCGATCCCGAGCTTCTGGGTCAGTCGGTCTGCGCGCTGATCGCGGGCGGCGGCTATGCCGAATATTGCGTCGCGCCGGTCGGCAGCTGCCTGCCGGTTCCCGCGGGCTTTTCGATGGCTGAGGCCGCAGCGCTGCCCGAGACCGTCTTCACCGTGTGGCACAATCTGTTCGAGCGTGCCTATGTCCGCGAGGGCGAGACCGCGCTGATCCACGGTGGCACCAGCGGGATCGGCACCACCGCGATCGGGCTGTGCAAGCTGTTCGGCATCCGGACGATCGTCACCTGCGGCAGCGCCGACAAATGCGACGCGGCGCGCGCGCTCGGCGCCGACCTTGCCGTCGACTATTCGTCCGAGGATTATGTCGAGGCGGTGAAGGCCTTCACCGGCGGCAAGGGGGTCGAGGTCGTGCTCGACATGGTCGGCGGCGACTATGTGCCGCGCAACCTCGAATGTCTGGCCGAGGATGGCCGCCACGTCACCATCGCGTTCCAGCGCGGCGCGAAGGTCGAGATCGACATATCGCAGCTGATGCGCCGCCGCCTGACGATGACCGGCTCGACGCTGCGTGCGCGCAGCAGCGAGTTCAAGGCGCTGCTCGCCGACGAGATCCACCGTACGCTCTGGCCGCGTCTGTCCGAAGGCGGCTGGAAGCCCGCGATGGACCAGAGCTTCCCGCTCGCCGAAGCCAGCGCCGCGCATGCGCGGATGCAGGCGGGGGCGCATGTCGGGAAGATCGTGCTGACCGTGGATTGA
- the map gene encoding type I methionyl aminopeptidase yields the protein MYDYVSVTADEASAPARVRDGTIKLHDAAGFAGMRKAGRLSAEILDALVPFVQPGVTTAEIDDLVRTMMLDGGGIPATLGYRGFTHSCCTSINHVVCHGIPDDKPVREGDIVNIDVTTIIDGWHGDTSRMYLVGDVPIKAKRLVEVTYECLMLGIEQAKPGNRMGDVAHAIQSHAERHRYSVVRDFCGHGLGQMFHDAPEVVHAGRPGTGPELRPGMFFTIEPMINTGKYAVKMLPDGWTAVTRDRSLSAQFEHSIGITETGCEIFTASPKGLNAPPWQ from the coding sequence ATGTACGACTATGTCTCCGTAACCGCCGACGAAGCGTCGGCACCCGCCCGCGTCCGCGACGGTACGATCAAGCTGCACGACGCGGCGGGCTTTGCCGGGATGCGCAAGGCGGGCCGGCTGTCGGCCGAAATCCTCGACGCGCTCGTCCCCTTCGTCCAGCCGGGCGTGACCACGGCGGAGATCGACGATCTCGTGCGCACGATGATGCTCGACGGCGGCGGCATCCCCGCGACGCTCGGCTATCGCGGTTTCACGCACAGCTGCTGCACCAGCATCAATCATGTCGTCTGCCACGGCATTCCCGACGACAAGCCGGTGCGCGAGGGCGATATCGTCAATATCGACGTCACGACGATCATCGACGGCTGGCACGGCGACACCAGCCGCATGTATCTGGTCGGCGACGTGCCGATCAAGGCGAAGCGGCTTGTCGAGGTCACCTATGAATGCCTGATGCTCGGCATCGAGCAGGCGAAGCCCGGCAACCGCATGGGTGATGTCGCGCACGCGATCCAGAGCCATGCCGAACGTCACCGCTATTCGGTCGTCCGCGACTTCTGCGGCCACGGCCTCGGCCAGATGTTCCACGACGCGCCCGAAGTCGTCCACGCCGGCCGTCCCGGCACCGGCCCCGAACTCCGCCCCGGCATGTTCTTCACGATCGAGCCGATGATCAACACCGGCAAATATGCGGTGAAGATGCTGCCCGACGGATGGACCGCGGTAACGCGCGACCGCTCGCTCTCGGCCCAGTTCGAACACAGCATCGGGATCACCGAGACCGGCTGCGAGATTTTCACCGCCAGCCCCAAGGGCCTGAACGCGCCGCCCTGGCAGTAA